Proteins encoded by one window of Kribbella italica:
- a CDS encoding SLC13 family permease, with amino-acid sequence MGPEWVAILALVALFVIGTLLPINMGALAYVAAWLVGMFSLDLSEKEILGGVSGDLILTLIGVTYLFAIAKNNGTVDLIVRSAVRAVGGRVALIPWVMFAVTALLTAIGAASPAACAIIGPIALGFAARYKINPLMMGMFVVHGAQGGGFSPISIYGTITNSVMEDNNLPSSEMTVFLASLAVNLVMAAILFVLFGGRRLMAQRVDPDDDSLTEDLHRGGATVPARGQGASAPTGTQALGVRRDQVLTLVAFVGVAVVALAFDKNIGFVAITAAVILAMLAPKEHKDAVKQIAWPTVLLVAGVSTYAAILTEAGSPEFVGNWAAGLGAVAIGALVLCYVGGVVSAFASSTALLPVIIPIAVPLIANGGISAGLFVAALAIASTIVDVSPFSTNGALMLANRPDTISEPAYYKQILTYSMIVVLAGPLLVWAALVLPGW; translated from the coding sequence ATGGGTCCCGAATGGGTAGCGATCCTGGCGCTGGTCGCCTTGTTCGTGATCGGCACGCTGCTGCCGATCAACATGGGAGCGCTCGCGTACGTCGCGGCGTGGCTGGTCGGCATGTTCTCGCTCGACCTGAGCGAGAAGGAGATTCTCGGCGGGGTCAGCGGTGACCTGATCCTGACGCTGATCGGCGTCACCTACCTGTTCGCGATCGCCAAGAACAACGGCACCGTGGACCTGATCGTCAGATCGGCGGTCCGCGCGGTCGGCGGCCGGGTCGCGCTGATCCCGTGGGTGATGTTCGCGGTGACCGCGCTGCTGACCGCGATCGGCGCCGCCAGCCCGGCCGCCTGCGCGATCATCGGCCCGATCGCGCTCGGCTTCGCCGCCCGGTACAAGATCAACCCGCTGATGATGGGCATGTTCGTCGTGCACGGCGCCCAGGGCGGCGGGTTCTCCCCGATCAGCATCTACGGCACGATCACCAACTCGGTGATGGAGGACAACAACCTGCCGTCGAGCGAGATGACGGTGTTCCTGGCCAGCCTGGCCGTCAACCTGGTGATGGCGGCGATCCTGTTCGTGCTGTTCGGCGGCCGCCGGCTGATGGCCCAGCGGGTCGACCCCGACGACGACTCGTTGACCGAAGACCTCCATCGTGGCGGTGCGACGGTGCCGGCGCGCGGCCAGGGCGCGTCCGCCCCGACCGGTACGCAGGCGCTCGGCGTACGGCGGGACCAGGTGCTCACGCTGGTCGCGTTCGTCGGGGTCGCCGTGGTCGCGCTGGCCTTCGACAAGAACATCGGCTTCGTCGCGATCACCGCCGCGGTGATCCTCGCGATGCTGGCGCCGAAGGAGCACAAGGACGCGGTCAAGCAGATCGCCTGGCCCACCGTCCTGCTGGTGGCCGGCGTCAGCACGTACGCCGCGATCCTGACCGAGGCCGGTTCGCCGGAGTTCGTCGGGAACTGGGCGGCCGGGCTGGGCGCGGTCGCGATCGGCGCGCTGGTGCTCTGCTACGTCGGCGGGGTGGTGTCGGCGTTCGCGTCGTCGACCGCGCTGCTGCCGGTGATCATCCCGATCGCCGTCCCGCTGATCGCGAACGGCGGCATCAGCGCCGGCCTGTTCGTCGCCGCGCTGGCGATCGCGTCGACGATCGTCGATGTCAGCCCCTTCTCGACCAACGGCGCCCTGATGCTGGCGAACAGGCCGGACACGATCAGCGAACCCGCGTACTACAAGCAGATCCTGACCTACAGCATGATCGTCGTCCTGGCCGGTCCGCTGCTGGTCTGGGCCGCGCTGGTCCTGCCGGGATGGTGA
- a CDS encoding phosphatase PAP2 family protein yields MAPPRRWLLIAGACAVTLVATYLLAVRTATGQELENAALRGADDSANRSEFVAANNALDQITLYSLIGACVLIGLIGLLRRRLDLAVAAVGVIFAGQVVTQGLKRFLLVRPELVDVTGDFKGNSLPSGHTTIAMTVLFAALIVVPYRWRGVAMFFTLTWATGIGAYTLTAKWHRLSDTIAADAVALGLACLASWWLARRGAVQPYDGKRHPLRVAFVVLICLYVAAWLVLGGILWGGPLVAEGLQQAVAESQWPLYLGAGALASAGSAISALIFWASWRRLEIPPVRRPAAAVVPESVRARG; encoded by the coding sequence GTGGCACCCCCTCGGCGCTGGTTGCTGATCGCGGGGGCCTGCGCGGTGACCCTGGTCGCGACCTACCTGCTCGCCGTCCGCACGGCCACCGGTCAGGAGCTGGAGAACGCCGCCCTGCGCGGCGCCGACGACTCCGCGAACCGCAGCGAGTTCGTTGCCGCGAACAACGCTCTCGACCAGATCACCCTCTACTCGCTGATCGGCGCCTGCGTGCTGATCGGCCTGATCGGGCTGCTGCGCCGCCGGCTCGACCTCGCGGTCGCCGCGGTCGGCGTGATCTTCGCCGGCCAGGTCGTCACCCAGGGGCTCAAGCGCTTCCTGCTGGTCCGCCCCGAGCTGGTCGACGTCACCGGCGACTTCAAGGGCAACAGCCTGCCGAGCGGCCACACCACGATCGCGATGACCGTGCTGTTCGCCGCGCTGATCGTGGTCCCGTACCGGTGGCGCGGCGTCGCGATGTTCTTCACGCTGACCTGGGCGACCGGGATCGGCGCCTACACGCTGACCGCGAAGTGGCACCGGCTCTCCGACACGATCGCCGCCGACGCGGTCGCGCTCGGCCTGGCCTGCCTGGCGTCGTGGTGGCTCGCGCGCCGCGGCGCGGTTCAGCCGTACGACGGCAAGCGGCACCCCCTCCGCGTCGCCTTCGTCGTCCTCATCTGCTTGTACGTCGCCGCGTGGCTCGTACTCGGCGGCATCCTGTGGGGTGGCCCGCTGGTCGCCGAAGGCCTGCAGCAGGCGGTCGCCGAGAGCCAGTGGCCGCTCTACCTCGGCGCCGGGGCGCTGGCGTCGGCCGGGTCGGCGATCAGCGCGCTGATCTTCTGGGCCAGCTGGCGCCGCCTCGAGATCCCGCCCGTACGGCGGCCGGCCGCGGCCGTCGTACCGGAGAGTGTGCGGGCGCGCGGATGA
- a CDS encoding TSUP family transporter encodes MTGAEHLIVIAAGLGAGLLTSTVGVASLVSFPVLIALGIPPVVANASNTVGLIPAGLGGSLGYRRELKEQPAVTWLVVATCAFGSIGGAVLLLALPPGVFEAIVPWLILFTCLLVGATPTISKWLRSRQPDEVAPRTKMSPLTTFFAALTGVYGGYFGAGSGVMMMAVLGLGLDLELRIVNALKTLAVLAANIVAGLIFVFVADLDYTAVGLLAIGSVVGGYTGAHLGRVLPPTLLRILIVLAGIIAAVTMLT; translated from the coding sequence GTGACGGGCGCCGAGCATCTGATCGTCATCGCTGCCGGGCTCGGCGCCGGGCTGCTCACGTCGACCGTCGGGGTCGCCTCGCTGGTGAGTTTCCCCGTCCTGATCGCCCTCGGCATCCCGCCGGTGGTCGCCAACGCGTCGAACACCGTCGGGCTCATCCCCGCCGGCCTCGGCGGATCGCTGGGCTATCGCCGTGAACTGAAAGAGCAACCCGCTGTCACCTGGCTGGTCGTCGCGACCTGCGCGTTCGGCTCGATCGGCGGCGCCGTCCTGCTGCTCGCCCTGCCGCCCGGCGTCTTCGAGGCGATCGTGCCCTGGCTGATCCTGTTCACCTGCCTGCTGGTCGGCGCGACCCCGACGATCTCCAAGTGGTTGCGCTCCCGCCAGCCCGACGAGGTCGCACCCCGGACGAAGATGTCGCCGCTGACGACCTTCTTCGCCGCGCTGACCGGCGTGTACGGCGGTTACTTCGGTGCCGGCTCCGGCGTGATGATGATGGCCGTGCTCGGCCTCGGCCTGGACCTCGAGCTCCGCATCGTCAACGCGCTCAAGACGCTGGCCGTGCTGGCGGCGAACATCGTCGCCGGCCTGATCTTCGTCTTCGTCGCCGACCTCGACTACACCGCGGTCGGCCTGCTCGCGATCGGCTCGGTCGTCGGCGGCTACACCGGCGCCCACCTCGGCCGCGTGCTCCCGCCGACGCTGCTCCGGATCCTGATCGTGCTGGCCGGCATCATCGCCGCGGTGACGATGCTCACCTGA
- a CDS encoding D-arabinono-1,4-lactone oxidase, translating to MKNWAGNITFSAQDLRRPRSVEELQELVGGSERVRVLGTGHSFNRIADTAGTLVSVLDLPKTIEIAADRRSVRVAGGLRYGEVTAALQADGLALHNLGSLPHISVAGACSTGTHGSGDTNGTLASAVVRIEFVGADGALVSLDRSDDDFDGAIIALGALGVTTHLTLAVEPSYEISQVVYDGLPVERLGSSFDEVFASAYSVSAFTDWVDPEVMVWRKAKQISLDPEWLGARLADGARHPIKTMPADFATQQGGVPGPWNARLPHFRLEFTPSNGEELQSEYFVPRTQAAAAIDQMRALGNEMASVIQVSELRTIAADTLWLSPSQGRDTVAFHFTWIQDETAVRPVVEALENALLPLGARPHWGKVFTANAATLATCYPKVPDFIALAARHDPDGKFRNDYLSTYLPRG from the coding sequence ATGAAGAACTGGGCAGGCAACATCACGTTCTCCGCGCAGGACCTGCGGCGGCCGCGGTCGGTGGAGGAGCTGCAGGAACTGGTCGGCGGCAGCGAGCGGGTCCGCGTGCTCGGCACCGGCCACTCGTTCAACCGGATCGCCGACACCGCGGGCACGCTGGTCTCGGTGCTCGACCTGCCGAAGACGATCGAGATCGCGGCCGACCGGCGCAGCGTGCGGGTCGCCGGCGGACTCCGGTACGGCGAGGTGACGGCCGCGCTCCAGGCCGACGGGCTCGCGCTGCACAACCTCGGTTCGCTGCCGCACATCTCGGTCGCGGGCGCCTGCTCGACGGGGACGCACGGTTCGGGTGACACGAACGGGACGCTCGCGTCGGCCGTCGTACGGATCGAGTTCGTCGGCGCGGACGGGGCGCTGGTGTCGCTCGACCGGTCGGACGACGACTTCGACGGGGCGATCATCGCGCTCGGGGCGCTGGGTGTGACGACGCATCTCACGCTCGCGGTCGAGCCGTCGTACGAGATCAGTCAGGTGGTGTACGACGGCCTGCCGGTCGAGCGGCTGGGCTCGTCGTTCGACGAGGTGTTCGCGAGCGCGTACAGCGTGAGCGCGTTCACCGACTGGGTCGATCCGGAGGTGATGGTGTGGCGCAAGGCCAAGCAGATCTCCCTCGACCCCGAATGGCTCGGCGCCCGCCTGGCGGACGGCGCACGGCACCCGATCAAGACGATGCCGGCTGATTTCGCCACCCAGCAAGGCGGCGTCCCCGGCCCGTGGAACGCGCGGCTCCCACACTTCCGCCTGGAGTTCACACCGTCGAACGGCGAGGAGCTGCAGTCGGAGTACTTCGTCCCGCGCACCCAGGCCGCCGCCGCGATCGACCAAATGCGTGCTCTGGGCAACGAAATGGCCTCCGTCATCCAGGTCTCCGAGCTGCGCACGATCGCCGCCGACACCCTCTGGCTCAGCCCGAGCCAGGGCCGCGACACCGTCGCCTTCCACTTCACCTGGATCCAGGACGAAACAGCGGTCCGCCCGGTCGTCGAGGCCCTCGAGAACGCACTCCTGCCCCTGGGCGCCCGCCCCCACTGGGGCAAGGTCTTCACCGCCAACGCGGCCACCCTCGCGACGTGCTACCCGAAGGTCCCGGACTTCATCGCCCTGGCGGCCCGCCACGACCCCGACGGCAAGTTCCGCAACGACTACCTGAGCACCTACCTGCCGCGCGGATGA
- a CDS encoding carboxyl transferase domain-containing protein, producing MGLVSGAASGRGRPSARELIEVVLDPGSFESWDEAADLSGHSPDYVQQLAVAAERSGADESVLTGRGLMRGRPVAVLVSEFAFLAGSIGRAAAARITSAVRRATAEGLPILASTASGGTRLQEGAPAFFEMVRISRALMAHKAAGLPYLVHLRHPTTGGVFASWGSLGHVTVAEPGALVGFLGPKVYQALYDEPFPTDVQTAENLAEHGVIDGVVESVDLPVLLDRALGILVDPPTLPQLVRRTEHSTAVNGWDAVLSTRSDDRAGVREFLRFACTGTVRLTSADASVLVALTRVDGRPCVLVGQDRESDRPLGPAALRSARRGMRLAEDLGLPLVTLIDTAGAELSRAAEEGGLAGEIAQCIATMSTLTVPTVSVLLGQGTGGGALALLPATTVLAAGHAWLAPLPPEGASAIMYGDTTHAPTLATAQRIAATDLRDAGIVHHVVPELPADTAESLTTALAAEIAQHLSSRPLGS from the coding sequence GTGGGTCTCGTGAGCGGCGCGGCCTCGGGGCGCGGGCGGCCGAGTGCGCGGGAGTTGATCGAGGTCGTGCTCGATCCGGGATCCTTCGAGTCCTGGGACGAGGCGGCCGACCTGAGCGGACATTCGCCGGACTACGTGCAGCAGCTCGCCGTCGCGGCCGAGCGGTCGGGGGCCGACGAGTCGGTGCTGACCGGGCGCGGGCTGATGCGGGGCCGGCCGGTCGCCGTGCTGGTGAGTGAGTTCGCGTTCCTGGCCGGGTCGATCGGGCGCGCCGCCGCGGCGCGGATCACGTCCGCCGTACGCCGTGCGACCGCGGAAGGCTTACCGATCCTCGCGTCGACGGCGTCGGGCGGAACGCGCCTGCAGGAAGGCGCCCCGGCGTTCTTCGAGATGGTCCGGATCTCCCGCGCCCTGATGGCGCACAAGGCCGCCGGCCTGCCGTACCTCGTCCACCTGCGTCACCCGACCACCGGCGGGGTCTTCGCCTCGTGGGGATCGCTGGGCCACGTCACCGTCGCCGAGCCCGGCGCGCTGGTCGGCTTCCTCGGCCCGAAGGTCTACCAAGCCCTGTACGACGAGCCGTTCCCCACCGACGTACAAACCGCGGAGAACCTCGCCGAGCACGGCGTCATCGACGGCGTCGTCGAATCCGTAGATCTCCCCGTCCTCCTCGATCGAGCCCTCGGCATCCTGGTCGATCCTCCAACGCTTCCACAACTCGTACGCCGCACTGAACACTCAACTGCAGTGAACGGTTGGGACGCAGTGCTCTCGACCCGAAGTGACGATCGCGCCGGCGTCCGCGAGTTCCTCCGCTTCGCCTGCACCGGCACCGTCCGCCTGACCTCCGCGGACGCGAGCGTGCTGGTCGCCCTCACTCGCGTCGACGGTCGCCCCTGCGTCCTCGTCGGCCAGGATCGCGAGTCCGACCGCCCCCTCGGCCCCGCCGCCCTCCGATCAGCCCGCCGCGGCATGCGCCTGGCCGAAGACCTCGGCCTCCCCCTCGTCACCCTCATCGACACCGCCGGTGCGGAACTCTCCCGCGCCGCGGAAGAAGGCGGCCTGGCCGGCGAGATCGCCCAGTGCATCGCGACCATGAGCACGCTGACCGTCCCCACCGTCTCCGTCCTGCTCGGCCAAGGCACCGGCGGCGGCGCACTGGCGTTGCTCCCGGCAACAACAGTCCTTGCCGCCGGCCACGCCTGGCTCGCGCCGCTGCCACCCGAGGGCGCCAGCGCGATCATGTACGGCGACACGACCCACGCGCCGACGCTCGCGACCGCCCAACGCATCGCCGCCACCGACCTCCGCGACGCCGGCATCGTCCACCACGTCGTACCGGAACTCCCCGCGGACACCGCCGAGTCACTCACCACAGCCCTCGCGGCCGAGATCGCCCAGCACCTCTCCAGTCGGCCTCTCGGCAGCTAG
- a CDS encoding CaiB/BaiF CoA transferase family protein, whose protein sequence is MSGPLDGVLVVDLSRALAGPHATMMLGDLGARVIKVEAPGRGDDTRGWGPPFAGDESTYFLSANRNKESIALDLKDPADREVLLRLVDRADVLVENFRTGVLERLGLGLESLQARNPRLIALSITGFGHDGPEGGRAGYDQIAQGEAGLMSLTGSGPADPQRVGVPIGDLLAGMYGAYGVLAALRERDLTGVGQVVRTSLLAAVVGVHAFQGTRYTVAGEVGVAQGNHHPSIAPYGLFHCADGSVQIAVGSEGLWQRLVTAFGLDETGLETNALRVADRGRVIAVVEGAFAEWSAERLLARLDEVGVPAGKVRGLDEVYEWEQTASQGLLIDVEHSTLGAVRLPGPPLRFFGADGEERTRRDHGAPPTLDQHGEDIRRWVS, encoded by the coding sequence ATGAGTGGCCCGCTGGACGGCGTACTGGTGGTCGATCTGTCGCGGGCGCTGGCCGGGCCGCACGCGACGATGATGCTCGGTGATCTCGGCGCGCGGGTGATCAAGGTCGAGGCGCCGGGGCGGGGCGACGACACCCGCGGGTGGGGACCGCCGTTCGCCGGTGACGAGTCGACGTACTTCCTGTCGGCGAACCGGAACAAGGAGTCGATCGCCCTCGATCTGAAGGATCCCGCAGATCGGGAGGTGCTGCTGCGGCTGGTCGACCGGGCCGACGTACTGGTCGAGAACTTCCGGACCGGGGTGCTGGAGCGGCTCGGGCTCGGCCTGGAATCGTTGCAGGCCAGGAATCCGCGGCTGATTGCGCTGTCCATCACCGGGTTCGGGCACGACGGGCCGGAGGGTGGGCGCGCGGGGTACGACCAGATCGCGCAGGGTGAGGCCGGGTTGATGTCGCTGACCGGGTCCGGGCCTGCGGATCCGCAGCGAGTCGGGGTGCCGATCGGGGATCTGCTCGCGGGGATGTACGGCGCGTACGGCGTACTGGCGGCTTTGCGGGAGCGGGACCTGACCGGGGTCGGTCAGGTGGTGCGGACCTCATTGCTGGCGGCGGTGGTCGGGGTGCACGCGTTCCAAGGGACGCGGTACACGGTGGCCGGGGAGGTTGGAGTCGCCCAGGGCAATCATCATCCGTCGATCGCGCCGTACGGGTTGTTCCACTGCGCTGACGGTTCGGTGCAGATCGCGGTCGGGAGTGAGGGCCTGTGGCAACGATTGGTCACGGCGTTCGGGTTGGACGAGACGGGGCTGGAGACGAACGCGTTGCGGGTGGCCGATCGGGGCCGGGTGATCGCGGTGGTCGAAGGGGCGTTTGCCGAGTGGTCCGCGGAGCGGTTGCTGGCTCGGCTGGACGAGGTCGGGGTGCCCGCGGGCAAGGTGCGGGGGCTGGACGAGGTGTACGAGTGGGAGCAGACGGCGAGCCAGGGGCTGCTGATCGACGTCGAGCATTCGACGCTCGGGGCGGTGCGGTTGCCGGGGCCGCCGTTGCGGTTCTTCGGTGCTGACGGGGAGGAGAGGACTCGGCGGGATCATGGGGCGCCGCCGACGCTGGATCAGCACGGGGAGGACATCCGGAGGTGGGTCTCGTGA
- a CDS encoding FadR/GntR family transcriptional regulator, producing MDDSPRFPRPVLRTRLYEQVAEQLTGWIAENGLRAGDRLPPERELAVRLGVSRATLSQALVALEVIGVVVVRHGDGTVLTERARTAPVIEAIRAHADRLPEIIEARDALESKLAALAAVRRTDADVVAIQAALAAMERDIAAGGRGVEADEQFHGAVTTAARSELLGQMMAAIHDLIRETRIESLSQPGRPKDSLAGHRKVAEAIIAGDPAAAAQAMHEHVMLVSDVALLREQDRGTADQRVEQS from the coding sequence ATGGACGACTCGCCGCGCTTTCCCCGTCCCGTTCTGCGGACCCGCCTCTACGAGCAGGTCGCCGAGCAGCTCACCGGGTGGATCGCGGAGAACGGGCTGAGGGCCGGTGATCGGCTGCCGCCCGAGCGTGAGCTTGCCGTCCGGCTCGGGGTGAGCCGGGCGACGCTGAGCCAGGCGCTGGTCGCGCTGGAGGTGATCGGCGTGGTCGTCGTACGGCACGGGGACGGGACGGTGCTGACCGAGCGGGCCCGGACCGCGCCGGTGATCGAGGCGATCCGGGCGCACGCCGACCGGTTGCCGGAGATCATCGAGGCGCGGGACGCGCTGGAGTCGAAGCTCGCGGCCTTGGCCGCCGTACGGCGTACTGATGCTGATGTGGTCGCGATCCAGGCGGCGTTGGCCGCGATGGAGCGCGACATCGCGGCCGGCGGGCGCGGTGTCGAGGCGGACGAGCAGTTCCACGGCGCGGTGACCACGGCGGCCCGGTCGGAGCTGCTGGGGCAGATGATGGCGGCGATCCACGACCTGATCCGGGAGACGCGGATCGAGTCGCTGTCGCAGCCCGGCCGGCCGAAGGACTCGCTGGCCGGGCACCGCAAGGTCGCGGAGGCGATCATCGCGGGCGATCCGGCCGCCGCGGCGCAGGCGATGCACGAGCACGTGATGCTGGTCAGCGACGTCGCGCTGCTGCGTGAGCAGGACCGCGGGACCGCCGACCAACGGGTCGAGCAGTCGTGA
- a CDS encoding YdcF family protein, protein MIFGFGIAAFWFVLFVVSFLRDRRVLRNGIYLVLTVLFAGIGTVFALAEINDRAASLLIALVLLGLPLTIVVLAFALVGNGVVMLRREGRRPANLLSLAAGAGFFAFVVFTLIVQQTGSSFLAAVNTALLGVIGYVSFLFVCFLAYAFVYARIRFFRRPDFVVVLGSGLRGRRVPPLLASRLDKAQTVWQKERDKGRTPLLITSGGQGPGEEVAEAVAMADYLVDHGVPADAVLREDRSTTTFENLTFSATLMAERKPKYRCLIVTNNFHALRAAFTARKADVNGQVLGSPTALYFWPSATIREFIAVLADHKLANGIIIGLILLSSFARLF, encoded by the coding sequence ATGATCTTCGGGTTCGGCATCGCGGCGTTCTGGTTCGTGCTGTTCGTGGTCAGCTTCCTGCGCGACCGGCGGGTGCTGCGCAACGGCATCTACCTGGTCCTGACCGTGCTGTTCGCCGGGATCGGCACGGTCTTCGCGCTGGCCGAGATCAACGACCGGGCCGCCAGCCTGCTGATCGCGCTCGTGCTGCTGGGGCTCCCGCTGACCATCGTCGTGCTCGCGTTCGCCCTGGTCGGCAACGGGGTCGTCATGCTGCGCCGCGAGGGCCGCCGGCCGGCGAACCTGCTGTCGCTGGCGGCCGGTGCCGGGTTCTTCGCCTTCGTCGTGTTCACCCTGATCGTGCAGCAGACCGGCTCGTCGTTCCTGGCCGCCGTGAACACCGCCCTGCTCGGCGTGATCGGCTACGTCTCGTTCCTGTTCGTCTGCTTCCTGGCGTACGCGTTCGTCTACGCCAGGATCCGCTTCTTCCGCCGGCCCGACTTCGTCGTCGTCCTCGGTTCGGGCCTGCGCGGCCGCCGGGTCCCGCCGCTGCTCGCGAGCCGGCTCGACAAGGCGCAGACGGTCTGGCAGAAGGAACGCGACAAGGGCCGGACGCCGCTGCTGATCACCTCGGGCGGCCAGGGTCCCGGCGAGGAGGTCGCCGAGGCGGTCGCGATGGCCGACTACCTGGTCGACCACGGCGTACCGGCGGACGCCGTCCTGCGGGAGGACCGGTCGACGACGACGTTCGAGAACCTCACCTTCAGCGCCACGCTCATGGCGGAGCGGAAGCCGAAGTACCGCTGCCTGATCGTCACCAACAACTTCCACGCCCTGCGCGCCGCCTTCACCGCCCGCAAGGCCGACGTCAACGGCCAGGTCCTCGGCTCCCCCACCGCGTTGTACTTCTGGCCCAGCGCCACGATCCGCGAGTTCATCGCCGTCCTGGCCGACCACAAGCTCGCCAACGGCATCATCATCGGCCTGATCCTCCTGAGCTCCTTCGCCCGGCTGTTCTGA